A region from the Tahibacter amnicola genome encodes:
- a CDS encoding acyl-CoA dehydrogenase produces the protein MQHWMPLIAAIVVSLACSYRRFGLRTWTAATAAAIVLAGYAASAHWAATLGTLALFALVAVPLNLEQFRRSKITAPLLAIYQKITPQLSDTEKVALEAGTVGFEGQLFSGKPDWNQLLREPVPTLSADERAFLEGPVEELCRMLNDWEITHELADLPPNVWDFLKKHKFFGMIIPKEYGGLQFSALAHSVVLQKIASMSTTVGSTVAVPNSLGPAELLLHYGTKEQKDYYLPRLADGREIPCFALTGPYAGSDATSIPDYGIVCKGEWNGANVLGIRLTFDKRYITLAPVATVIGLAFRMYDPDKLLGEKEDLGITLALLPRETKGIEVGRRHFPLNVPFQNGPVRGKEVFVPLSQLIGGPEMAGEGWRMLVECLSVGRSISLPSNATGAARIGAIATGAYARIRKQFGMAIGRFEGIEEALARIGGYTYAISALSRATAAAVDRGEKPSVPSAIAKYHATELGREIAKDVMDVHGGKAVILGPKNYAGRAWQGSPIAITVEGANILTRSMMIFGQGAIRCHPYVLKELQATQIADYSQRLKAFDRALFGHIGFAVSNAVRSFVLGLTHARIGSAPGDKYTRRFYRKLNRYAAALALVADTSMLTLGGKLKFKEKISARLGDVLSNLYIASSMLKRYEDQGRPVADQALLAWAFHDCVWRMQMALDGVLRNFPVRPVAWLLRALVFPLGRREVPPSDRLGRRVAAILCTPSETRDRLGENAYLTPSTNNQIGRMNALLPDVIAAEPVERKFLKALKSGGVKSHDYLGQLAEVEAQGGITTEERKLLERVRNATFEFISVDDFDPRDLEAAVKHGKTVLRSVA, from the coding sequence ATGCAACATTGGATGCCTCTCATCGCGGCGATCGTCGTGTCACTGGCCTGCTCGTACCGGCGCTTCGGCCTGCGGACCTGGACGGCCGCGACCGCGGCGGCCATCGTCCTGGCCGGCTACGCCGCCTCGGCGCACTGGGCCGCGACGCTCGGAACCCTGGCGCTGTTCGCGCTGGTGGCCGTGCCGCTGAACCTGGAGCAGTTCCGCCGGAGCAAGATCACCGCACCGCTGCTGGCGATCTACCAGAAGATCACGCCGCAGCTGTCCGATACGGAAAAGGTGGCACTGGAGGCCGGCACGGTCGGCTTCGAAGGCCAGCTCTTCAGCGGCAAGCCCGACTGGAACCAGCTGCTGCGCGAACCCGTGCCGACGCTGTCGGCCGATGAGCGCGCCTTCCTCGAAGGCCCGGTCGAAGAGCTCTGCCGCATGCTCAATGACTGGGAAATCACCCACGAACTGGCGGACCTGCCGCCGAACGTCTGGGATTTCCTCAAGAAGCACAAGTTCTTCGGCATGATCATTCCGAAGGAATACGGCGGCCTGCAGTTCTCTGCCCTGGCCCACTCGGTCGTGCTGCAGAAGATCGCCAGCATGTCGACCACGGTCGGCTCGACCGTCGCCGTGCCCAACTCGCTCGGGCCGGCCGAGCTGCTGCTGCACTACGGCACCAAGGAACAGAAGGACTATTACCTGCCGCGACTGGCCGACGGCCGGGAGATTCCCTGCTTTGCCCTGACCGGCCCTTACGCCGGTTCGGATGCCACGTCCATTCCTGACTACGGCATTGTCTGCAAGGGCGAATGGAACGGCGCCAATGTGCTCGGCATCCGCCTGACCTTCGACAAGCGCTACATCACGCTCGCCCCGGTCGCCACCGTGATCGGCCTGGCCTTCCGCATGTACGACCCGGACAAGCTCCTGGGCGAGAAGGAAGATCTCGGCATCACCCTGGCGCTGCTGCCGCGCGAGACCAAGGGTATCGAGGTCGGGCGCCGCCATTTCCCGCTGAATGTGCCGTTCCAGAACGGACCGGTGCGCGGCAAGGAAGTCTTCGTACCACTATCGCAGCTCATCGGCGGCCCGGAAATGGCCGGCGAAGGCTGGCGCATGCTGGTCGAATGCCTGTCGGTCGGCCGCTCGATCTCGCTGCCGTCCAACGCCACCGGCGCGGCGCGCATCGGCGCGATCGCGACCGGCGCCTATGCACGCATCCGCAAGCAGTTCGGCATGGCCATCGGCCGGTTCGAAGGCATCGAAGAGGCGCTGGCACGCATCGGTGGCTATACCTACGCCATCAGTGCGCTGTCGCGCGCGACGGCCGCGGCGGTCGACCGGGGCGAAAAACCGTCGGTGCCGTCGGCCATCGCCAAGTACCACGCCACCGAGCTGGGCCGCGAGATCGCCAAGGACGTGATGGACGTCCACGGCGGCAAGGCGGTCATCCTGGGACCGAAGAACTATGCCGGCCGCGCCTGGCAAGGTTCGCCGATCGCGATCACGGTCGAAGGCGCCAATATCCTCACCCGCAGCATGATGATCTTCGGCCAGGGTGCGATCCGCTGCCATCCCTATGTGCTGAAGGAACTGCAGGCCACCCAGATCGCCGACTATTCGCAGCGGCTGAAGGCCTTTGACCGCGCGCTCTTCGGCCACATCGGCTTTGCGGTGTCCAACGCGGTGCGCAGCTTCGTGCTGGGTCTGACCCATGCGCGCATCGGTTCGGCGCCGGGCGACAAATACACCCGCCGCTTCTACCGCAAGCTCAACCGCTACGCGGCAGCGCTCGCGCTGGTCGCCGACACCTCGATGCTCACACTGGGCGGCAAGCTCAAGTTCAAGGAAAAGATCTCCGCGCGCCTGGGGGATGTGCTGTCCAATCTCTACATCGCCTCGTCCATGCTCAAGCGCTACGAAGACCAGGGCCGTCCGGTGGCCGACCAGGCGCTCCTGGCCTGGGCCTTCCACGACTGCGTCTGGCGCATGCAGATGGCACTCGACGGCGTCCTGCGCAACTTCCCCGTGCGCCCTGTCGCCTGGCTGCTGCGCGCGCTGGTATTCCCGCTGGGCCGCCGCGAAGTGCCGCCGTCGGATCGCCTGGGACGTCGCGTCGCCGCCATCCTGTGCACGCCGAGCGAAACGCGCGACCGCCTGGGCGAAAACGCCTATCTCACGCCGAGCACGAACAACCAGATCGGCCGCATGAACGCCTTGCTGCCCGATGTCATCGCCGCCGAGCCGGTGGAGCGCAAGTTCCTCAAGGCGCTCAAGAGCGGCGGCGTGAAGTCGCATGACTACCTGGGCCAGCTGGCCGAGGTGGAAGCCCAGGGAGGTATCACGACCGAGGAACGCAAGCTGCTCGAGCGCGTGCGCAATGCGACGTTTGAGTTCATCAGCGTCGATGACTTCGACCCTCGCGATCTCGAGGCCGCGGTCAAGCACGGGAAAACCGTACTGCGCTCCGTCGCCTGA
- a CDS encoding hotdog fold domain-containing protein, with amino-acid sequence MASEALRLYRRLGHSRLGRWLYSRLICWRAPYFGSISPRVESLEPGRCVVRIRQRRRLQNHIGTVHAIALCNMAEMAGGIGTDVSIPASMRWIPKGMSVRYLKRATGVLTATATIAPITDETVGQDLHAIVEVRNTAGEVVFDADITMWVSPRKAA; translated from the coding sequence ATGGCATCCGAAGCCCTGCGCCTCTACCGTCGGCTGGGACACTCCCGCCTCGGCCGCTGGTTGTACTCCCGCCTGATCTGCTGGCGCGCACCGTATTTCGGCAGCATCTCGCCCCGGGTGGAGTCGCTCGAGCCCGGCCGCTGCGTCGTTCGCATCCGCCAGCGGCGGCGTCTGCAGAACCATATCGGCACGGTCCACGCGATCGCCTTGTGCAACATGGCGGAGATGGCCGGCGGCATCGGCACGGACGTCTCGATTCCCGCTTCGATGCGCTGGATCCCCAAGGGAATGAGCGTGCGCTATCTGAAACGAGCCACGGGCGTGCTGACCGCCACGGCCACGATCGCGCCGATCACCGACGAAACGGTTGGCCAGGATCTGCATGCCATCGTGGAAGTGCGCAATACCGCGGGCGAGGTGGTCTTCGATGCGGACATCACGATGTGGGTGTCGCCGCGCAAGGCGGCCTGA
- a CDS encoding Pycsar system effector family protein yields MNDTQGQSGLFAHVPERNTSDNILRTAQQHHVQLSAMADTKANIIITVSSIVLTLSMGKLTEPSLRLGVAILTVFTLTALLLAILAVLPKYRPLRLTSSELPPHFNLLFFGHFSELPRDRFIAEVAKLLQPDGSVYEAQAKDLYSLGLYLARHKYRYLRWSYLSFLTGFVLACAEQVVRMAILRG; encoded by the coding sequence ATGAACGACACCCAGGGCCAGTCGGGCCTGTTCGCCCATGTGCCGGAACGCAATACGTCAGACAACATCCTGCGAACGGCGCAGCAGCATCACGTGCAGCTGTCTGCGATGGCCGATACCAAGGCCAACATCATCATCACGGTATCGTCCATTGTTCTGACGCTATCGATGGGAAAGCTGACCGAGCCGTCGCTGCGCCTGGGCGTGGCGATCCTGACGGTCTTCACGCTGACGGCGTTGCTCCTTGCCATTCTGGCCGTATTGCCAAAATACCGGCCCTTGCGGTTGACCAGTAGCGAGCTGCCGCCCCATTTCAACCTGCTGTTCTTCGGCCATTTCTCGGAATTGCCGCGCGACCGTTTCATCGCCGAGGTGGCGAAGCTGCTGCAGCCGGACGGCTCGGTCTACGAAGCGCAGGCCAAGGACCTGTATTCCCTCGGCCTGTATCTGGCCCGGCATAAATACCGCTATCTGCGCTGGAGCTATCTGTCTTTCCTGACCGGCTTCGTGCTGGCCTGTGCCGAACAGGTCGTGCGGATGGCGATCCTGCGCGGCTGA
- a CDS encoding alpha/beta fold hydrolase has protein sequence MSAHLQSRLPDPASPPPVTLVAGDGLPLSLQQYGRTGHPPLLFAHGFGQTRLAWRGSAMRLAEAGFHCLAADARGHGDSGWCGEGEYDIDHFVGDMVQAARFAGPGCVLVGASFGGLIGLLSEADHAPLFRALVLVDITPRWEAAGVERILTFMRAHPEGFASLREASQAIATYLPHRADSRSPERLRSLLVQQENGRFRWHWDPKLLERIADDSEKHQARLLQAAARIRVPTLLLSGSDSDVVSQSTIAEFRALVPHAEHVVVPRATHMVVGDRNEAFTDAVLSFVRSLGRGRD, from the coding sequence ATGTCCGCACATTTACAGTCCCGCTTGCCAGATCCCGCCAGCCCGCCCCCCGTCACGCTCGTCGCCGGCGACGGCCTGCCGCTCTCCCTGCAGCAGTACGGTCGCACCGGTCATCCGCCGTTGTTGTTCGCCCACGGGTTTGGCCAGACGCGCCTGGCCTGGCGCGGCAGCGCCATGCGCCTGGCCGAGGCGGGTTTTCACTGCCTCGCCGCCGACGCGCGCGGTCACGGCGACAGTGGATGGTGCGGCGAGGGCGAGTACGACATTGATCATTTCGTCGGCGACATGGTGCAGGCCGCCCGCTTCGCCGGCCCGGGCTGCGTCCTGGTCGGCGCTTCGTTCGGCGGCCTGATCGGGCTGTTGTCGGAAGCCGACCACGCACCGCTCTTCCGTGCCCTGGTCCTGGTCGATATCACGCCGCGCTGGGAAGCAGCGGGCGTCGAACGCATCCTTACATTCATGCGTGCGCACCCGGAGGGGTTCGCCTCCCTGCGCGAAGCATCCCAGGCGATCGCCACCTACCTGCCGCACCGCGCGGATAGCCGCTCGCCCGAGCGCCTGCGCTCGCTGCTGGTTCAGCAGGAGAACGGTCGCTTCCGCTGGCATTGGGACCCGAAGCTCCTGGAACGCATCGCGGACGACAGCGAGAAGCACCAGGCGCGACTGCTTCAGGCCGCGGCGCGAATTCGAGTACCGACTCTTCTGTTGTCGGGTAGTGATAGCGACGTTGTCTCGCAGTCGACCATCGCCGAGTTCCGCGCCCTGGTCCCGCATGCCGAACACGTTGTCGTTCCCCGCGCCACCCACATGGTTGTGGGTGACCGCAATGAAGCCTTCACCGACGCAGTACTGTCCTTCGTACGTTCCCTCGGCCGCGGCCGAGACTGA
- a CDS encoding TetR/AcrR family transcriptional regulator, producing MSSAVLTRIEQRGRLSAADWEQAALDAIADQGVSAVAVEPLARRLGVTKGSFYWHFPTREALLKSALERWEHQDEEEFVQVQPISDPKERLRELFRRTSREMQSHVVYSALLRALDNPIVQPVMSRVSQRRIDFLTIAYRQSGLDRSAASYRARLAYAAYAGFLQLSLQLGLPRLSHAEFDGYVDHAIATLIPG from the coding sequence ATGAGTAGCGCAGTTCTCACCCGCATTGAACAACGTGGCCGGCTCTCCGCCGCCGACTGGGAACAGGCCGCCCTCGACGCCATCGCCGATCAGGGCGTCTCCGCGGTTGCCGTGGAACCCCTCGCCCGGCGCCTCGGCGTCACCAAGGGCAGCTTTTACTGGCACTTCCCGACGCGTGAGGCACTGTTGAAGTCGGCGCTGGAACGGTGGGAGCACCAGGACGAGGAGGAGTTCGTCCAGGTCCAGCCCATCAGCGACCCCAAGGAGCGCCTGCGCGAGCTGTTCCGCCGCACCAGCCGCGAGATGCAGTCGCATGTGGTCTATTCCGCGCTGCTCCGCGCGCTCGACAATCCGATCGTGCAGCCGGTGATGTCGCGGGTTTCGCAGCGCCGTATCGATTTCCTCACCATTGCCTACCGGCAATCCGGGCTGGACCGCAGCGCCGCGTCCTATCGCGCCCGCCTGGCGTATGCCGCCTATGCCGGATTCCTGCAGCTGTCGCTGCAGCTGGGCCTGCCGCGCCTGTCGCACGCGGAGTTCGACGGCTACGTCGACCACGCTATCGCGACCTTGATTCCGGGCTGA